The following coding sequences are from one Leptospira mayottensis 200901116 window:
- a CDS encoding DUF2750 domain-containing protein: MGNQSSAQFHQFFIEIKKHKKVWTLRDESGFPSPITISGKRAMPFWSSLNRVQTVIDHVDAYSLFKTYEISFQNFMDRWLPGLKNDNLLVGINWTGSEATGYDLEPEKVLEYLNDLIF; this comes from the coding sequence ATGGGGAATCAATCGTCTGCTCAATTTCATCAATTTTTTATAGAAATAAAAAAACACAAAAAGGTTTGGACTTTGCGGGATGAAAGTGGTTTTCCTAGTCCTATAACAATTTCCGGAAAAAGAGCTATGCCTTTTTGGTCATCCCTAAATCGGGTGCAAACGGTCATCGATCATGTGGATGCATATTCTTTATTTAAAACTTATGAAATTTCCTTTCAGAATTTTATGGATCGTTGGCTTCCGGGTTTGAAAAACGACAATTTATTGGTGGGTATTAATTGGACCGGATCCGAAGCGACCGGGTATGATCTTGAGCCAGAAAAAGTATTAGAATATTTGAATGATTTAATTTTTTAA